A stretch of Brassica rapa cultivar Chiifu-401-42 chromosome A08, CAAS_Brap_v3.01, whole genome shotgun sequence DNA encodes these proteins:
- the LOC103834786 gene encoding mitochondrial carrier protein MTM1 → MGEAENLWVASEIPSSSSSSTADTKVLDFPTKDSTTGFEILCPTTVSLPHLEKGSSEDKLGLTERVFSAAGAAFLSAVILNPLDVVKTRLQAQAAGVSYSHPLSYDIGRMAFFGPNMMFADLRCSPSCARAGVQGTVSICPPDCFQYKGTFDVFTKIIRQEGMGRLWRGTNAGLALAVPMVGIYLPFYDMFRNRLEELSRENAPATTMFVPLVAGALARSLACTVCYPIELARTRMQAFKEAKAGMQKPPGVLKTLVGVVSEVRTVNNLQNSLHNYRVLWRGLGAQLARDVPFSAICWATLEPMRRRLLGIVGNDTNALGILGANFSAGFVAGTIAAATTCPFDVAKTRRQIEKDPCRAMRMTTRQTLIEVWRDGGMRGLFTGVGPRVARAGPSVGIVISFYEVVKYALHRQYASS, encoded by the exons ATGGGTGAGGCAGAGAATCTCTGGGTTGCTTCAGAGATCCCCTCCTCGTCGTCGTCGTCCACGGCGGACACAAAAGTCCTTGACTTTCCGACCAAAGATTCGACCACCGGGTTTGAAATCCTCTGTCCGACAACAGTTTCCCTGCCTCATTTGGAGAAGGGTTCGTCGGAGGATAAGCTAGGGTTGACGGAAAGGGTTTTCTCCGCCGCCGGAGCTGCTTTTCTCTCCGCCGTTATTCTAAATCCTCTCGACGTCGTCAAG ACTCGATTGCAAGCTCAAGCCGCTGGAGTTTCTTACTCTCACCCTCTCAGCTACGACATTGGCCGCATGGCGTTCTTTGGACCGAACATG ATGTTTGCAGACTTGAGATGTTCTCCTTCGTGTGCACGCGCTGGTGTTCAGGGTACTGTCTCTATTTGCCCGCCAGATTGTTTCCAGTACAAAGGAACCTTTGATGTCTTCACCAAGATCATACGTCAG GAGGGGATGGGACGCTTGTGGAGAGGGACTAATGCTGGTCTTGCACTAGCTGTGCCTATG GTTGGGATATATCTCCCTTTCTATGATATGTTTCGGAACCGGTTGGAAGAATTGTCTAGGGAGAATGCGCCTGCGACGACAATGTTTGTGCCTCTTGTGGCAGGGGCATTGGCAAGATCCTTAGCTTGTACAGTGTGCTATCCTATTGAACTGGCGAGAACACGTATGCAG GCATTCAAAGAAGCGAAAGCCGGTATGCAGAAGCCTCCTGGAGTTCTTAAGACGCTGGTTGGTGTAGTCTCTGAAGTCAGGACAGTAAATAACCTTCAAAACAGTT TGCACAACTATCGTGTTCTATGGAGAGGCTTGGGTGCACAGCTAGCCCGTGATGTTCCATTCTCAGCAATATGCTGGGCTACTCTCGAGCCA ATGAGGAGGAGGCTTCTTGGAATCGTGGGAAACGATACAAACGCTCTAGGTATCCTCGGTGCAAACTTCTCCGCTGGTTTTGTAGCTGGAACTATTGCAGCTGCTACTACTTGTCCTTTTGACGTTGCAAAAACAAGAAGACAAATAGAG AAGGACCCTTGTAGGGCAATGAGAATGACGACACGACAGACACTCATAGAAGTTTGGAG GGATGGAGGGATGAGAGGACTGTTCACGGGAGTAGGTCCAAGGGTGGCACGTGCAGGACCATCAGTTGGGATAGTGATTTCATTCTATGAAGTAGTCAAGTATGCTCTGCATCGCCAATACGCTTCATCATGA
- the LOC103834787 gene encoding uncharacterized protein LOC103834787 isoform X3, whose protein sequence is MYADTGLGFRFMQGCSPEIHQFEDLFKPYKLSDQTQISLVEACEYGFGEESDLFKAPEPIIEEPMLAVDPLSQEIVELSDLGSLQSDQQLIEKAFYECEQELLVKSAMESPLLSEVLDRKNVSQMDSSSVVVSDVPVPKSVSSGNLTSMDMAQHEEAVIQRFFPPVDNGMRRAFSESDIQTLGSRNAGQVQSQLDRIIVSCTSEDRREKLSRYRDKKSRRNFGRKIKVNT, encoded by the exons ATGTATGCAGATACAGGGCTAGGGTTCCGATTCATGCAGGGTTGTTCTCCAGAAATCCATCAGTTCGAAGACCTCTTTAAACCCTACAAGCTCTCTGATCAAACG CAGATCAGTCTTGTTGAGGCGTGTGAGTATGGTTTCGGAGAGGAGAGTGACCTATTCAAAGCCCCTGAGCCGATCATTGAAGAACCAATGCTAGCCGTTGACCCTCTCTCACAAGAGATTGTTGAACTCAGTGATCTCGGGTCGTTGCAGAGTGACCAGCAGCTTATAGAAAAGGCGTTCTACGAGTGTGAGCAGGAGCTCTTGGTGAAATCAGCGATGGAGTCTCCGCTGCTCTCCGAGGTACTAGACAGGAAGAACGTCTCTCAAATGGACAGTAGTAGTGTAGTTGTCTCTGATGTCCCAGTTCCTAAGAGCGTGAGCTCGGGGAACCTGACATCGATGGATATGGCACAGCACGAGGAGGCGGTGATTCAGAGGTTCTTCCCTCCAGTGGATAATGGAATGAGAAGAGCCTTTAGCGAGAGCGATATACAG ACACTGGGGAGTAGAAACGCGGGTCAGGTTCAGTCTCAACTGGATCGAATAATCGTTAGTTGTACCTCTGAGGACCGTCGTGAGAAGCTTTCTCGATACAGGGACAAGAAGAGCAGGAGGAATTTTGGGCGTAAAATCAAGGTAAACACCTGA
- the LOC103834787 gene encoding zinc finger protein CONSTANS-LIKE 16 isoform X2, whose translation MYADTGLGFRFMQGCSPEIHQFEDLFKPYKLSDQTISLVEACEYGFGEESDLFKAPEPIIEEPMLAVDPLSQEIVELSDLGSLQSDQQLIEKAFYECEQELLVKSAMESPLLSEVLDRKNVSQMDSSSVVVSDVPVPKSVSSGNLTSMDMAQHEEAVIQRFFPPVDNGMRRAFSESDIQTLGSRNAGQVQSQLDRIIVSCTSEDRREKLSRYRDKKSRRNFGRKIKYACRKTLADSQPRIRGRFAKTEEMQK comes from the exons ATGTATGCAGATACAGGGCTAGGGTTCCGATTCATGCAGGGTTGTTCTCCAGAAATCCATCAGTTCGAAGACCTCTTTAAACCCTACAAGCTCTCTGATCAAACG ATCAGTCTTGTTGAGGCGTGTGAGTATGGTTTCGGAGAGGAGAGTGACCTATTCAAAGCCCCTGAGCCGATCATTGAAGAACCAATGCTAGCCGTTGACCCTCTCTCACAAGAGATTGTTGAACTCAGTGATCTCGGGTCGTTGCAGAGTGACCAGCAGCTTATAGAAAAGGCGTTCTACGAGTGTGAGCAGGAGCTCTTGGTGAAATCAGCGATGGAGTCTCCGCTGCTCTCCGAGGTACTAGACAGGAAGAACGTCTCTCAAATGGACAGTAGTAGTGTAGTTGTCTCTGATGTCCCAGTTCCTAAGAGCGTGAGCTCGGGGAACCTGACATCGATGGATATGGCACAGCACGAGGAGGCGGTGATTCAGAGGTTCTTCCCTCCAGTGGATAATGGAATGAGAAGAGCCTTTAGCGAGAGCGATATACAG ACACTGGGGAGTAGAAACGCGGGTCAGGTTCAGTCTCAACTGGATCGAATAATCGTTAGTTGTACCTCTGAGGACCGTCGTGAGAAGCTTTCTCGATACAGGGACAAGAAGAGCAGGAGGAATTTTGGGCGTAAAATCAAG TATGCTTGCAGGAAGACACTTGCAGACAGTCAACCGAGGATCCGAGGAAGGTTTGCAAAAACAGAGGAGATGCAGAAATGA
- the LOC103834790 gene encoding uncharacterized protein LOC103834790, producing the protein MTQTKGTEPEGKADLPSVTQKKIGEEQDSTTKPEDEKEVLGDKEGVPSLIGGLSTRGNKTNGSERAKEIPPPPMAPQPTTFAKTLIILRQHIVVPVHNVLQTELDILKSIVYGGLIESITSFGVVSSAAASGTSTLNVMALGLANFIQWPISHHLQRKLFWSLSFSRKREY; encoded by the exons ATGACCCAGACCAAGGGAACAGAACCGGAAGGTAAGGCAGATTTGCCAAGTgtgacacaaaaaaaaattggcgaAGAGCAAGATTCTACGACTAAACCAG AAGACGAAAAAGAGGTTCTTGGAGATAAAGAAGGTGTTCCTTCGCTGATTGGTGGTCTGTCTACTCGAGGCAACAAAACAAATGGTTCAGAGAGAGCGAAAGAGATCCCTCCTCCCCCTATGGCCCCTCAACCTACAACATTCGCCAAAACTCTAATCATTTTGAGGCAACATATAGTGGTTCCGGTTCACAATGTCTTACAAACAGAACTAGATATCTTGAAGAGTATTGTGTACGGTGGTCTAATCGAGTCCATCACAAGCTTTGGTGTTGTATCCTCCGCTGCTGCTTCCGGAACTTCGACTC TCAACGTTATGGCCTTGGGACTAGCCAATTTTATTCAGTGGCCTATTTCTCATCATTTACAACGTAAGTTGTTTTGGTCCCTCTCCTTCTCCAGAAAAAGAGAATATTAG
- the LOC103834788 gene encoding E3 ubiquitin-protein ligase SINAT4: protein METESMDCESSTRSITNDNGTYHFSSTKNHAGAAAVVTNIVGPTTTAAATSVYELLECPLCTFSMYPPIHQCHNGHTLCSTCKVRVHNRCPTCRQELGDIRCLALEKVAESLELPCKYYNLGCPEIFPYYSKLKHESLCNFRPYSCPYAGSECGVVGDIPFLVSHLRDDHKVDMHAGSTFNHRYVKSNPREVENATWMLTVFQCFGQYFCLHFEAFQLGMGPVYMAFLRFMGDEEEARSYSYSLEVGGSGRKLTWEGAPRSIRDSHRKVRDSNDGLIIQRNMALFFSGGDRKELKLRVTGKIWKEQHSPDSGLCIPNLSS from the exons ATGGAGACAGAGAGTATGGACTGCGAATCGTCGACGAGAAGCATCACCAACGATAACGGAACTTACCATTTCTCTTCCACGAAGAATCACGCCGGAGCTGCTGCCGTCGTTACCAATATAGTCGGTCCGACGACAACGGCTGCTGCCACTAGCGTCTACGAGCTTCTGGAGTGTCCTCTCTGTACCTTTTCTATGTACCCTCCTATCCATCAG TGTCATAATGGGCACACGTTATGCTCGACTTGTAAAGTGAGAGTGCACAACCGGTGTCCCACGTGTAGACAAGAGCTTGGAGATATAAGATGTTTAGCTCTCGAGAAAGTAGCCGAGTCACTTGAGCTGCCTTGCAAGTATTACAACCTCGGATGCCCCGAGATTTTTCCTTACTACAGCAAACTAAAGCACGAGTCTCTCTGTAACTTCAGACCGTACTCTTGTCCTTACGCTGGCTCCGAGTGCGGTGTCGTAGGGGACATCCCTTTCCTTGTATCCCATCTCAGGGATGATCACAAAGTTGACATGCACGCTGGCTCCACTTTTAACCACCGCTACGTCAAATCTAATCCTCGTGAAGTAGAGAACGCTACTTGGATGCTAACT GTGTTTCAATGCTTTGGGCAATACTTCTGCCTCCATTTTGAAGCGTTCCAGCTCGGGATGGGTCCGGTGTACATGGCGTTCCTGAGATTCATGGGGGACGAGGAAGAAGCAAGGAGTTATAGCTACAGTTTAGAAGTGGGAGGGAGTGGGAGGAAACTAACGTGGGAAGGAGCACCGAGAAGCATCAGAGATAGCCACAGGAAAGTAAGAGACAGCAACGACGGTCTCATCATCCAAAGAAACATGGCTCTCTTCTTCTCCGGCGGTGATAGGAAAGAGCTTAAGCTTAGAGTCACTGGTAAAATCTGGAAAGAGCAACACAGTCCAGATTCTGGGCTCTGCATACCAAACCTATCTTCATGA
- the LOC117127286 gene encoding transcription factor TRY yields the protein MDSVYRLQRHNSDEVCSVEWKFINMSEQEEDLILRMYRLVGDRWEIIAGRVPGRKAVEIERYWIMRKNKHIFLPSSKS from the exons ATGGATTCAGTGTACCGACTCCAGCGTCACAACTCTGATG AAGTCTGTAGTGTGGAGTGGAAGTTCATCAATATGAGCGAACAAGAGGAAGATCTAATCTTACGAATGTACAGACTCGTCGGCGATAG gtGGGAAATAATAGCAGGAAGAGTACCGGGAAGAAAGGCAGTGGAGATAGAGAGATATTGGATCATGAGAAAGAACAAACACATCTTCCTTCCATCTTCCAAATCTTAG
- the LOC117127523 gene encoding uncharacterized protein LOC117127523, producing the protein MSNRSSLQCVEAFLQCAEAALPTFSSIKVCHSPLSLIHFHRVLLFPLAHLSNYLSLFLVLASQMDSSPFSKFVDLLNSQQTISFVNLEETVSQASSQAVGNEDGGETGTRAKTRRKWTTADDIVLISAWLNTSKDAVVSNEQKSSTFWSRVAAYYSASRQDGEGERGVLHCKQRWHKINDLVCKFCGAYAAATREKTYTYGHEEAFEDNEDGFDEAFDQYFDQRFDQAFENVCSTYGHQGTQKKTRKKREFIERNREEGHQRLWNDYFSDTPTYPQHLFRRRFRMNRPLFMRIVDRLSNEVQFFRQKQDVTGRNGLSPLQKCTAAIRVLAYGSALDAVDEYLRLGATTARLCVENFVEAIIDLFGVEYLRRPTPDDLQRLLNIGELRGFPGMVGSIDCTLNDINVLDRSPVFDDIINGHAPEVNFSVNGNSYSMAYYLTDGIYPKWATFIQSISLPQGPKAALFAQCQEAVRKDVERAFGVLQARFAIVKNPALCWDKVKIGKIMRACIILHNMIVENERDQQSQFDVSGFQQGEGNTSSHVDLTYSADTPTNIANQMGVRVRIRDKQAHQQLKRDLVEHIWRKFGRDQDNN; encoded by the exons ATGTCTAATCGTTCTTCTCTTCAATGCGTTGAAGCTTTTCTTCAATGCGCTGAAGCTGCCCTTCCCACTTTCTCATCTATTAAAGTCTGTCATTCTCCTCTGTCTTTGATACATTTTCACCGTGTTCTTCTCTTTCCACTTGCTCATCTCTCTaattatctttctctcttccttGTGCTTGCTTCCCAAATGGATTCTTCTCCATTTTCTAAATTTGTTGACTTACTTAATAGCCAACAAACCATTTCGTTTGTTAaccttgaagaaactgtctcacAAGCTTCATCCCAAGCTGTTGGAAACGAAGATGGTGGTGAGACTGGTACTCGCGCAAAGACACGGCGGAAGTGGACGACTGCGGATGATATTGTCCTCATTAGCGCATGGCTTAACACAAGCAAAGATGCCGTGGTTAGCAATGAGCAAAAATCAAGCACTTTCTGGTCAAGAGTAGCAGCTTATTACTCGGCAAGTCGTCAAGATGGTGAGGGCGAGAGGGGAGTCCTGCATTGCAAGCAACGTTGGCACAAGATCAATGATCTTGTGTGCAAATTCTGTGGCGCCTACGCAGCTGCAACCAGGGAGAAGACCT ACACGTATGGTCATGAAGAAGCTTTCGAGGATAACGAGGATGGTTTTGATGAAGCTTTCGATCAATATTTTGATCAACGTTTCGATCAAGCATTTGAAAATGTGTGTTCGACTTATGGTCATCAAGGaacgcaaaaaaaaacaagaaagaaacgAGAATTTATTGAAAGAAACCGTGAAGAAGGTCATCAACGATTATGGAATGATTATTTCAGTGACACTCCAACATATCCTCAACATCTATTCCGACGCCGATTTAGAATGAACAGGCCATTGTTCATGCGGATTGTTGATCGCCTCTCCAATGAAGTTCAATTCTTTCGTCAAAAGCAAGACGTTACCGGAAGAAATGGTCTCTCCCCACTTCAAAAGTGCACAGCAGCTATTCGTGTGTTGGCATATGGTTCTGCGCTCGATGCGGTCGACGAATACCTCCGGCTCGGTGCAACCACTGCTCGGTTATGTGTGGAAAACTTTGTGGAAGCAATAATTGATTTGTTCGGCGTTGAGTACCTAAGGAGACCAACGCCGGATGATCTTCAACGTCTCCTTAATATTGGAGAGCTTCGTGGATTTCCCGGGATGGTaggaagcatcgatt GTACCTTGaatgatatcaatgttcttgatcgctcacctgtttttgatgacataataAATGGTCATGCTCCAGAAGTGAATTTCTCGGTGAACGGAAATTCTTATTCAATGGCTTACTATCTCACCGATGGTATTTATCCGAAATGGGCaacttttatccaatctattTCACTACCACAAGGTCCGAAAGCGGCTTTATTTGCTCAATGTCAAGAAGCTGTccgaaaagatgtcgaacgtGCTTTTGGAGTCTTGCAAGCTCGATTTGCCATTGTTAAAAATCCAGCACTTTGTTGGGATAAAGTCAAGATCGGGAAGATTATGAGAGCgtgtatcatactccataatatgattgttGAAAACGAACGAGATCAACAAAGTCAATTCGATGTTTCGGGTTTCCAGCAAGGAGAAGGCAATACAAGTTCACATGTCGATCTCACATATTCAGCAGATACTCCTACAAATATCGCCAATCAGATGGGTGTTCGAGTAAGAATCCGTGATAAACAAGCACATCAACAACTGAAACGtgatttggttgaacatatATGGCGTAAATTTGGACGTGATCAAGACAACAATTGA
- the LOC103834787 gene encoding zinc finger protein CONSTANS-LIKE 16 isoform X1 has protein sequence MYADTGLGFRFMQGCSPEIHQFEDLFKPYKLSDQTQISLVEACEYGFGEESDLFKAPEPIIEEPMLAVDPLSQEIVELSDLGSLQSDQQLIEKAFYECEQELLVKSAMESPLLSEVLDRKNVSQMDSSSVVVSDVPVPKSVSSGNLTSMDMAQHEEAVIQRFFPPVDNGMRRAFSESDIQTLGSRNAGQVQSQLDRIIVSCTSEDRREKLSRYRDKKSRRNFGRKIKYACRKTLADSQPRIRGRFAKTEEMQK, from the exons ATGTATGCAGATACAGGGCTAGGGTTCCGATTCATGCAGGGTTGTTCTCCAGAAATCCATCAGTTCGAAGACCTCTTTAAACCCTACAAGCTCTCTGATCAAACG CAGATCAGTCTTGTTGAGGCGTGTGAGTATGGTTTCGGAGAGGAGAGTGACCTATTCAAAGCCCCTGAGCCGATCATTGAAGAACCAATGCTAGCCGTTGACCCTCTCTCACAAGAGATTGTTGAACTCAGTGATCTCGGGTCGTTGCAGAGTGACCAGCAGCTTATAGAAAAGGCGTTCTACGAGTGTGAGCAGGAGCTCTTGGTGAAATCAGCGATGGAGTCTCCGCTGCTCTCCGAGGTACTAGACAGGAAGAACGTCTCTCAAATGGACAGTAGTAGTGTAGTTGTCTCTGATGTCCCAGTTCCTAAGAGCGTGAGCTCGGGGAACCTGACATCGATGGATATGGCACAGCACGAGGAGGCGGTGATTCAGAGGTTCTTCCCTCCAGTGGATAATGGAATGAGAAGAGCCTTTAGCGAGAGCGATATACAG ACACTGGGGAGTAGAAACGCGGGTCAGGTTCAGTCTCAACTGGATCGAATAATCGTTAGTTGTACCTCTGAGGACCGTCGTGAGAAGCTTTCTCGATACAGGGACAAGAAGAGCAGGAGGAATTTTGGGCGTAAAATCAAG TATGCTTGCAGGAAGACACTTGCAGACAGTCAACCGAGGATCCGAGGAAGGTTTGCAAAAACAGAGGAGATGCAGAAATGA